The following coding sequences are from one Streptomyces dengpaensis window:
- a CDS encoding type 1 glutamine amidotransferase: MSDNSLRLVWIYPDLLSTYGDQGNALVVERRARQRGLDVARVDVRSDQPIPTSGDIYLIGGGEDRPQRLAAERLRRDGGLQRAVGNGAIVFSVCAGYQILGHEFINDLGQREPGLGLLDVVSVRGEGERCVGDVLGDIDPRLGLPPLTGFENHQGVTHLGPTARPFANVRLGRGNGTGDGTEGAYNDTVFGTYMHGPVLARNPLIADLLLKLALDVNALPPIDDRWYEALRNERIAAAQQPA, translated from the coding sequence ATGAGCGACAACAGCCTGCGTCTGGTGTGGATCTACCCGGACCTGCTGAGCACCTACGGCGACCAGGGCAACGCCCTGGTCGTGGAGCGCCGGGCCCGTCAGCGCGGCCTCGACGTGGCCCGCGTCGACGTGCGCAGCGACCAGCCGATCCCGACTTCGGGTGACATCTATCTCATCGGCGGCGGCGAGGACCGCCCGCAGCGGCTCGCGGCCGAGCGGCTGCGCCGCGACGGCGGTCTGCAGCGCGCGGTCGGCAACGGCGCGATCGTCTTCTCGGTCTGCGCCGGCTACCAGATCCTCGGCCACGAGTTCATCAACGACCTCGGCCAGCGCGAGCCTGGCCTCGGCCTGCTCGACGTGGTCTCGGTGCGCGGCGAGGGCGAGCGGTGCGTCGGCGACGTCCTCGGGGACATCGACCCGCGCCTCGGCCTGCCCCCGCTGACCGGTTTCGAGAACCACCAGGGCGTCACCCATCTCGGCCCCACGGCGCGCCCGTTCGCGAACGTGCGGCTCGGCCGGGGCAACGGCACGGGCGACGGCACGGAGGGCGCGTACAACGACACCGTCTTCGGTACGTACATGCACGGGCCCGTCCTCGCCCGCAACCCGCTGATCGCGGACCTGCTGCTGAAGCTGGCGCTGGACGTGAACGCGCTGCCGCCGATCGACGACCGGTGGTACGAGGCGCTGCGCAACGAGCGCATCGCGGCGGCGCAGCAGCCTGCGTAA
- a CDS encoding MurT ligase domain-containing protein, which translates to MSGNSDPLSPRAKLAVTAGKAAAAVSRAAGRGSGSVIGGRVALKLDPDLLARLATHLDVILVSATNGKTTTTRLIAEALRAAGPVVSNALGANMPAGITSALAGGSDAKFAVIEVDEKYLAGVARDTDPKCIALLNLSRDQLDRAAETRMMAEHWREGLSGSKAVVVANADDPLVVWAASSSPNVMWVAAGQMWKDDAWSCPSCGGVMQRPGDDWFCGECGFRRPTPTWALSGDHVLDPHGSAWPIHLQLPGRANKANAASSAAVAAVFGVPPQVALERMYQVQAVAGRYDVVQFMQRDLRLLLAKNPAGWLETFSLIDPPPTPVILSVNARGADGTDTSWLWDVDYTRLTGHPIFVLGDRKLDLAVRLEVANQHFQVCENLDQAVQMAPPGRIEVIANYTAFQDLRRRVGN; encoded by the coding sequence ATGTCAGGCAACTCGGACCCGCTGTCGCCGCGGGCCAAGCTGGCCGTGACGGCGGGCAAGGCGGCGGCAGCCGTCTCGCGTGCCGCCGGACGCGGCAGCGGATCGGTGATCGGTGGCCGGGTGGCGCTCAAGCTCGACCCCGACCTGCTGGCCAGGCTGGCCACGCACCTGGACGTGATCCTGGTGTCGGCGACCAACGGCAAGACCACCACCACCCGGCTGATCGCGGAGGCGCTGCGCGCCGCGGGCCCGGTCGTGTCCAACGCCCTGGGCGCGAACATGCCTGCCGGTATCACCTCGGCGCTCGCCGGTGGTTCGGACGCCAAGTTCGCGGTCATAGAGGTCGACGAGAAGTACCTCGCCGGTGTCGCCCGTGACACCGACCCGAAGTGCATCGCGCTGCTCAACCTCTCCCGCGACCAGCTCGACCGGGCCGCCGAGACCCGGATGATGGCCGAGCACTGGCGCGAGGGCCTGTCCGGTTCCAAGGCCGTCGTGGTCGCCAACGCGGACGACCCGCTGGTCGTGTGGGCGGCGTCCTCCTCACCGAACGTCATGTGGGTGGCGGCCGGTCAGATGTGGAAGGACGACGCCTGGTCCTGCCCGTCCTGCGGTGGTGTGATGCAGCGCCCCGGCGACGACTGGTTCTGCGGCGAGTGCGGCTTCCGCCGCCCGACGCCGACCTGGGCGCTGTCCGGGGACCACGTCCTCGACCCGCACGGCTCCGCGTGGCCGATCCACCTCCAGCTGCCGGGCCGGGCCAACAAGGCGAACGCCGCCTCGTCGGCCGCCGTCGCCGCCGTCTTCGGTGTGCCGCCCCAGGTCGCCCTGGAGCGCATGTACCAGGTGCAGGCGGTGGCCGGTCGCTACGACGTGGTGCAGTTCATGCAGCGCGACCTGCGGCTGCTGCTCGCCAAGAACCCCGCGGGCTGGCTGGAGACGTTCTCCCTGATCGACCCGCCGCCGACGCCGGTCATCCTCTCGGTGAACGCGCGCGGCGCCGACGGCACCGACACGTCCTGGCTGTGGGACGTCGACTACACGCGGCTGACCGGGCACCCGATCTTCGTGCTCGGCGACCGCAAGCTCGACCTCGCCGTACGCCTGGAAGTCGCGAACCAGCACTTCCAGGTCTGCGAGAACCTCGACCAGGCCGTGCAGATGGCACCGCCCGGACGCATCGAGGTCATCGCGAACTACACCGCTTTCCAGGACCTGAGGCGTCGTGTCGGCAACTGA
- the def gene encoding peptide deformylase, with the protein MRHGSIPGTHGRVRPLTLLGDPVLRTPCEEVTDFGPQLARLVEDLFATMYAAEGVGLAANQIGEALRVFVYDCPDDEDVRHLGHVVNPRLVEADGVVLRGPEGCLSLPGLEAGTERYDHAVVEGFTVTGEPVTVHGTGWFARCLQHECEHLAGEVYVDRLTGWRRRRVLRQVARASWGG; encoded by the coding sequence ATGCGACACGGCTCCATCCCGGGCACCCACGGGCGCGTCCGGCCCCTGACTCTGCTCGGCGACCCGGTCTTGCGGACGCCGTGTGAAGAAGTCACGGACTTCGGTCCCCAACTCGCCCGGCTCGTCGAGGACTTGTTCGCGACGATGTACGCCGCCGAGGGCGTCGGCCTCGCCGCGAACCAGATCGGCGAGGCACTCAGGGTCTTCGTGTACGACTGCCCGGACGACGAGGATGTGCGGCATCTGGGACATGTGGTGAACCCACGTCTCGTCGAGGCGGACGGTGTTGTGCTGCGCGGACCGGAAGGATGCCTGTCGCTGCCCGGTCTGGAGGCGGGCACCGAGCGGTACGACCACGCCGTCGTCGAGGGCTTCACGGTGACCGGAGAGCCGGTCACCGTGCACGGCACCGGCTGGTTCGCGCGATGCCTTCAGCACGAGTGCGAGCACCTTGCCGGTGAGGTGTACGTGGACCGGCTCACCGGCTGGCGTCGGCGCCGGGTCCTGCGCCAGGTGGCACGGGCTTCTTGGGGCGGTTGA
- a CDS encoding TetR family transcriptional regulator gives MDTTQRSDQQRSADRRRRELLEAADRVVLRDGPGASMNAIAAEAGITKPILYRHFGDKGGLYAALAKRHTDALLEALRAALDAPAERRERVESTLDTYLAAIEARPQVYRFLMHPAEGGQSGDQGFDVGKHSAPLLRRMGEELAEVIEERVDLGPGSQQLARVWGHGIVGMMHAAGDWWLGERPCSRAELVRSLADLLWGRLAAAGDRIGGPGF, from the coding sequence ATGGACACCACACAGCGGAGCGATCAGCAGAGGTCCGCCGACCGCCGCCGGCGCGAGCTGCTGGAGGCCGCCGACCGGGTGGTGCTCCGCGACGGCCCAGGGGCCTCGATGAACGCCATCGCCGCCGAGGCGGGCATCACGAAGCCGATCCTGTACCGCCACTTCGGCGACAAGGGCGGCCTCTACGCAGCGCTCGCCAAGCGGCACACCGACGCGCTCCTCGAAGCGCTGCGGGCCGCGCTGGACGCACCGGCCGAGCGCCGGGAGCGGGTCGAGTCGACGCTCGACACGTATCTGGCGGCCATCGAGGCGCGCCCCCAGGTGTACCGCTTCCTGATGCATCCGGCGGAGGGCGGCCAGTCAGGCGACCAGGGCTTCGACGTGGGCAAGCACTCCGCGCCGCTGCTGCGCCGCATGGGCGAGGAGCTGGCGGAGGTCATCGAGGAGCGGGTGGACCTCGGTCCGGGCAGCCAGCAGCTCGCGCGGGTGTGGGGCCACGGAATCGTCGGCATGATGCATGCGGCCGGGGACTGGTGGCTGGGGGAACGTCCTTGCTCGCGGGCCGAGTTGGTGCGCAGCCTGGCAGATCTGCTCTGGGGCCGTCTGGCAGCGGCCGGGGACAGGATCGGCGGCCCCGGCTTCTAG